From the Aquipuribacter sp. SD81 genome, one window contains:
- a CDS encoding ATP-binding protein, producing the protein MLDATLDLLPEPAAAGTARRWASELLLDPLGRDAADTVELVLTELVQNAVFHASTPMRVVLHSDGEQVCVGVVDRSPVLPSSGLTDVEAMSGRGLMMVAAVASEWGAEPREDGKVVWARVPARPAAGAGEEEEPDLEALLGRWADDGGTEEPVGGTPLVVPGLPTAAMLAVKTHNDDVVRELTLVAMAGPEALQGTPEAVAELARSAREVLSTFAAGRKQIRDQVLAAVRGGAAEFDLRLVLDERTLAVLDDYLDVLERADGWAVRGVLLSEPPDDEVVAVRRDYLTRLIAAARGR; encoded by the coding sequence GTGCTCGACGCGACGCTCGACCTGCTGCCGGAGCCGGCTGCCGCCGGGACGGCGCGGCGCTGGGCGAGCGAGCTGCTCCTGGACCCGCTGGGCCGCGACGCCGCGGACACCGTCGAGCTGGTCCTCACCGAGCTCGTGCAGAACGCCGTCTTCCACGCCAGCACGCCGATGCGGGTCGTGCTCCACAGCGACGGCGAGCAGGTCTGCGTCGGGGTGGTCGACCGCTCGCCGGTGCTGCCGTCCTCGGGGCTCACCGACGTCGAGGCGATGTCCGGCCGGGGCCTCATGATGGTGGCGGCGGTCGCCTCGGAGTGGGGCGCGGAGCCGCGCGAGGACGGGAAGGTCGTGTGGGCGAGGGTCCCGGCGCGGCCGGCGGCCGGTGCGGGCGAGGAGGAGGAGCCGGACCTGGAGGCCCTCCTCGGCCGGTGGGCGGACGACGGCGGCACCGAGGAGCCGGTGGGCGGGACGCCGCTCGTCGTGCCCGGCCTGCCCACCGCGGCGATGCTCGCGGTCAAGACCCACAACGACGACGTCGTGCGCGAGCTCACGCTGGTGGCGATGGCCGGTCCGGAGGCGCTGCAGGGGACGCCGGAGGCGGTCGCCGAGCTCGCGCGGTCGGCCCGTGAGGTGCTCTCGACCTTCGCCGCGGGCCGCAAGCAGATCCGCGACCAGGTGCTCGCCGCCGTCCGCGGCGGCGCGGCGGAGTTCGACCTGCGCCTGGTCCTCGACGAGCGCACGCTGGCCGTGCTCGACGACTACCTCGACGTGCTCGAGCGCGCCGACGGCTGGGCCGTGCGGGGTGTGCTGCTGAGCGAGCCGCCGGACGACGAGGTGGTCGCGGTCCGCCGCGACTACCTCACGCGGCTGATAGCCGCGGCCCGCGGGCGCTGA
- a CDS encoding SDR family NAD(P)-dependent oxidoreductase, producing MTDAALSRPLALVTGASSGIGLEVAKQLAARGFDLVVAAEDSAGLELVTEGISSAGTAVHAVPADLRDAAEVERLWSSVEGLGRPLAVAVLNAGVGAGGAFVDNDLEREQAVIDLNVSSTVRLAKHVVRDMAGRGTGRIMLLSSVAATMPGPFQAVYNASKAFTHSFGEALQEELVDTDVTVTLLVPGPTDTEFFDRAGLEDTAVGDSDSKDDPEDVARRGVEGLLDGEKVVAGTPKVGLQAFANRFLPEKAKQKAHRAMSEPGSAD from the coding sequence ATGACCGACGCCGCACTGTCCCGCCCGCTCGCCCTCGTCACCGGTGCCTCCAGCGGCATCGGGCTGGAGGTCGCCAAGCAGCTCGCCGCCCGCGGCTTCGACCTCGTGGTCGCGGCCGAGGACTCCGCCGGGCTCGAGCTCGTCACCGAGGGGATCTCCTCCGCCGGCACCGCCGTCCACGCCGTGCCCGCCGACCTGCGGGACGCCGCGGAGGTCGAGCGGCTGTGGTCGAGCGTCGAGGGGCTCGGCCGGCCGCTCGCCGTGGCGGTGCTGAACGCCGGCGTCGGTGCCGGCGGCGCCTTCGTCGACAACGACCTCGAGCGCGAGCAGGCCGTCATCGACCTCAACGTCTCCTCGACGGTCCGCCTCGCCAAGCACGTGGTCCGCGACATGGCCGGGCGCGGCACCGGCCGGATCATGCTCCTGTCGTCCGTCGCGGCGACCATGCCCGGACCGTTCCAGGCCGTCTACAACGCCTCGAAGGCGTTCACGCACTCCTTCGGCGAGGCCCTGCAGGAGGAGCTGGTCGACACCGACGTCACCGTCACGCTGCTCGTCCCCGGCCCCACCGACACCGAGTTCTTCGACCGGGCGGGCCTGGAGGACACGGCGGTCGGCGACAGCGACAGCAAGGACGACCCGGAGGACGTCGCCCGGCGTGGCGTCGAGGGCCTGCTCGACGGCGAGAAGGTCGTCGCCGGCACGCCGAAGGTGGGCCTGCAGGCCTTCGCCAACCGGTTCCTGCCGGAGAAGGCGAAGCAGAAGGCGCACCGGGCGATGTCCGAGCCGGGCAGCGCCGACTGA